A single Micromonospora luteifusca DNA region contains:
- a CDS encoding LacI family DNA-binding transcriptional regulator has translation MKPTLQAVADAVGVSRSTVSNAYSRPDQLSATLRERILDAARQLGYPGPNPTARSLRRGFVGSIGVLFTSQLSYAFTDPFAVRFLAGVGGAAERHATSMLLVPLPPGQTDARRAVENAAVDGFCVYCVADEEWALDVIRDRGLPYVSTAARDDAGPDERFVGIDERAAAHSAAAHVAGLGHRRVALLADSVLPGAPAGPLSLSGVHEAGHPTTRGRLAGFADAFAEVGVGWGELTLLNAPGNSRQAAIAAVAGLFDGPTAPTAVLAGSDVLALGVLDALAARPDRDRPPVSVTGFDDVPEAAAAGLTTVRQPAEEKGRIAAELLLDPPADAAAGHVLLPTALVVRGSTGPVPRS, from the coding sequence GTGAAGCCAACACTGCAAGCCGTAGCTGACGCCGTCGGCGTCTCCCGCAGCACCGTGTCCAACGCCTACAGCCGCCCCGACCAGCTCTCCGCCACCCTGCGCGAGCGGATCCTGGACGCCGCCCGCCAACTCGGTTACCCCGGCCCCAACCCCACGGCACGCTCCCTGCGCCGCGGCTTCGTCGGATCTATCGGGGTGCTCTTCACCTCGCAACTGTCGTACGCGTTCACCGACCCGTTCGCGGTCCGCTTCCTGGCCGGGGTCGGCGGGGCCGCCGAGCGGCACGCCACCAGCATGCTGCTGGTGCCGCTGCCCCCGGGGCAGACCGACGCCCGGCGGGCGGTGGAGAACGCCGCGGTCGACGGGTTCTGCGTCTACTGCGTGGCCGACGAGGAATGGGCGTTGGACGTGATTCGCGACCGCGGGCTGCCGTACGTGAGCACGGCGGCCCGCGACGACGCCGGCCCGGACGAGCGGTTCGTCGGCATCGACGAGCGGGCCGCCGCGCACAGCGCCGCCGCGCACGTCGCCGGACTCGGACACCGCCGGGTGGCCCTGCTCGCCGACTCCGTGCTGCCCGGTGCCCCAGCCGGCCCACTCAGCCTGTCCGGCGTGCACGAGGCGGGGCACCCGACGACTCGGGGCCGGCTCGCCGGATTCGCCGACGCGTTCGCCGAGGTCGGGGTCGGCTGGGGCGAGCTGACCCTGCTCAACGCGCCGGGCAACAGTCGCCAGGCGGCCATCGCCGCTGTGGCCGGGCTGTTCGACGGGCCGACAGCGCCGACCGCCGTGCTGGCCGGCTCCGACGTGCTTGCCCTCGGCGTACTGGATGCCCTGGCCGCGCGGCCAGACCGTGATCGCCCGCCGGTCTCGGTGACCGGTTTCGACGACGTCCCCGAGGCCGCCGCGGCCGGCCTCACCACCGTCCGGCAGCCGGCCGAAGAAAAGGGCCGGATCGCCGCCGAACTGCTGCTCGACCCGCCCGCGGACGCCGCGGCCGGTCATGTGTTGCTGCCCACCGCACTCGTCGTCCGGGGCTCCACCGGACCTGTCCCGAGGAGTTGA
- a CDS encoding serine/threonine-protein kinase, with protein sequence MPTLRLHDRYVLHERIGLGGMSEVWRADDDVLGRPVAIKVLAGQLATDPQLRATIQREARAAARLTHPHVTQVYDYAEATLASGVVVPYLVMELVEGHNLADRLRTGPLPWPEAVRVAGQIAAALAAAHRIGVVHRDVKPGNVMLTDTGAKVLDFGIAALGGLDGQSGEPLMGTPAYFAPERLTAGPPDPASDVYALGVLLYRTLTGRAPLPVQSWEDALEVHRRGTPVPPLRVPGLPADIAELTIACLAADPADRPSAAQLARRFGAGQPVEPPTELLRILPAAHPPTLIDRSAARPVPVAAVPARRRSRRPLAVLVAAGVAVLVGLGALLEEGPLGNPAAPNRAEVAGPPSASAPAPTTQSPTPAAPSSPPATNTAPPTVGQQMPVSLREVTSEFGAVLATAVARGDVERETAEDLRDDLADLSRRTRDRAKRVADLREHIAELVERDRLPAQTGAQLDALLTQAGSFSTGRTDD encoded by the coding sequence ATGCCTACCCTCCGTCTCCACGACCGCTACGTACTGCACGAGCGGATCGGTCTCGGCGGCATGTCCGAGGTGTGGCGGGCCGACGACGACGTGCTCGGCCGGCCCGTCGCGATCAAGGTCCTCGCCGGGCAGCTCGCCACCGACCCGCAACTGCGGGCCACCATCCAACGCGAGGCCCGCGCGGCCGCCCGGCTGACCCACCCACACGTGACCCAGGTGTACGACTACGCCGAGGCGACCCTGGCCAGCGGCGTCGTCGTCCCCTACCTGGTGATGGAGCTCGTCGAGGGCCACAACCTGGCCGACCGGCTGCGGACCGGGCCGCTGCCCTGGCCGGAGGCGGTCCGAGTGGCCGGGCAGATCGCCGCCGCGCTTGCCGCCGCGCACCGTATCGGCGTCGTGCACCGCGACGTCAAGCCGGGCAACGTCATGCTCACCGACACCGGCGCCAAAGTGCTCGACTTCGGCATCGCCGCACTTGGCGGGCTCGACGGTCAGTCCGGCGAGCCGCTGATGGGCACACCCGCCTACTTCGCCCCGGAGCGGCTCACCGCCGGCCCACCCGACCCGGCCAGCGACGTGTACGCCCTCGGCGTGCTGCTCTATCGCACCCTCACCGGGCGGGCACCGCTGCCCGTGCAGAGCTGGGAGGACGCGCTGGAGGTGCACCGGCGCGGCACTCCGGTGCCGCCGCTGCGGGTGCCCGGCCTGCCCGCCGACATCGCCGAGCTGACCATCGCCTGCCTGGCCGCCGACCCGGCCGACCGGCCGAGCGCCGCGCAGTTGGCTCGCCGCTTCGGCGCCGGACAACCGGTCGAGCCGCCCACCGAGTTGCTGCGCATCCTGCCGGCGGCCCACCCTCCCACCTTGATCGACCGCTCGGCGGCGCGCCCCGTCCCGGTTGCCGCCGTGCCGGCCCGCCGCCGATCGCGCCGGCCCCTCGCCGTGCTGGTCGCGGCCGGTGTCGCCGTGCTGGTCGGCCTGGGCGCCCTACTGGAGGAGGGTCCGCTCGGCAACCCGGCCGCACCCAACCGGGCCGAGGTCGCCGGTCCGCCGTCGGCCTCCGCTCCGGCGCCCACGACGCAATCGCCGACGCCGGCAGCACCGTCGTCGCCACCGGCCACCAACACCGCACCTCCGACCGTGGGGCAGCAGATGCCCGTCAGCCTCCGGGAGGTGACCAGCGAGTTCGGGGCCGTCCTCGCGACGGCGGTCGCCCGCGGCGACGTCGAGCGAGAGACCGCCGAAGACCTGCGCGACGATCTCGCCGACCTGAGCCGCCGCACCAGGGACCGGGCAAAGCGCGTCGCCGACCTGCGTGAACACATCGCCGAACTGGTGGAACGCGACCGACTACCAGCGCAGACGGGCGCCCAGCTCGACGCGTTGCTGACCCAGGCCGGCAGCTTCTCCACCGGCCGTACGGACGACTGA
- a CDS encoding histidine phosphatase family protein, with translation MRTRLIFVRHGESLHQLEGIVGGPRGCRGLTAVGHEQAHDLANRLTGDVAADGPVAVYSSVLRRAVETAQPIGAAFGVRPVADCGLCTWHTPPYADGLPTARFRAEHAVAGGGVFRPFEEGNESWAELVVRVSRAIMEIAHRHRGATVVLVGHSETVEGAFHALAAQPIFRAFDLDVPPASITEWTTDHDPGGWPPARWTLRRFGDTGGWPRA, from the coding sequence ATGCGGACACGTCTGATCTTCGTGCGACATGGCGAGTCGCTCCACCAGCTCGAAGGAATCGTGGGCGGGCCACGTGGTTGTCGGGGCCTCACCGCCGTTGGCCACGAGCAGGCACACGACCTGGCCAACCGGCTCACCGGTGACGTTGCTGCCGACGGACCGGTAGCGGTCTACTCGTCGGTCCTGCGCAGGGCTGTCGAGACGGCGCAACCGATCGGCGCGGCGTTCGGCGTCCGACCGGTTGCCGACTGTGGTCTGTGCACCTGGCACACACCCCCGTACGCCGACGGCCTGCCGACTGCCCGCTTCCGCGCGGAACACGCGGTGGCTGGTGGGGGAGTGTTCCGGCCGTTCGAGGAGGGCAACGAGAGCTGGGCCGAGTTGGTGGTCCGCGTCAGCCGCGCGATCATGGAGATCGCCCACCGGCACCGGGGCGCCACCGTCGTCCTGGTGGGCCACAGCGAGACTGTCGAGGGCGCTTTCCACGCGCTCGCCGCGCAGCCGATCTTTCGGGCGTTCGACCTGGACGTGCCCCCGGCCTCGATCACCGAGTGGACCACCGACCACGACCCCGGCGGTTGGCCGCCGGCCCGTTGGACGCTACGTCGATTCGGCGACACCGGCGGGTGGCCTAGAGCGTGA
- a CDS encoding GNAT family N-acetyltransferase has protein sequence MPELLAPTVGLHAAWLEAHDEWGPGLHEDGFGLRSTDEVRSPDGFAAWVARLVDRPNSEKPLDAGQVPCTYRWIVEDDRVLGGIALRHELNDHLLRVAGHIGYGIRPTARRRGLATWALGRMLNEARAIGLDRVLIVCEVDNIGSAKTIEHHCGALEEIRDTELGPARRYWITL, from the coding sequence ATGCCCGAGTTGCTCGCGCCCACCGTCGGACTGCACGCTGCCTGGCTGGAGGCGCACGACGAGTGGGGTCCCGGCCTCCACGAGGACGGTTTCGGGCTGCGGTCGACCGATGAGGTGCGCTCTCCCGACGGCTTCGCAGCCTGGGTGGCCCGGCTGGTCGACCGGCCGAATTCGGAGAAACCGTTGGATGCTGGTCAGGTGCCGTGCACGTACCGGTGGATCGTCGAGGACGACCGGGTGCTCGGCGGGATCGCGCTGCGACACGAACTCAACGACCATCTGTTACGGGTCGCCGGCCACATCGGCTATGGCATCCGCCCGACGGCCCGCCGCCGCGGGCTGGCGACCTGGGCACTCGGCCGGATGCTCAATGAGGCGCGGGCGATCGGGCTGGATCGGGTGCTGATCGTCTGCGAGGTGGACAACATCGGGTCGGCGAAGACGATCGAGCACCACTGCGGAGCCCTGGAGGAGATTCGGGACACCGAACTCGGTCCGGCGCGGCGGTACTGGATCACGCTCTAG
- a CDS encoding alpha/beta fold hydrolase, whose translation MTTTQTHTLAIPGVDLVYDVRGPLPPSDGRPALLMIGQPMTAEGFNALAPHFTDRTVVTYDPRGLGRSVRKDGRTDHTPQQQAADLHLLVEALGAGPVEVLGSSGGAVTGLELVATYPGDVVTLVAHEPPINAVLPDASAAERARADFYEAYQAKGTGAGMAAFIAMTSWQGEFTDAYFGQPVPDPATFGLSTKDDGTRDDPLLSDLSWAISDYRPDASRLTAAPTRIVIAVGEESAGTYTARTALGLAALLRQEAVVFPSHHGGFMGGEFGYAGKPEEFAARLREVLDAG comes from the coding sequence ATGACGACAACGCAGACACACACCCTCGCCATACCCGGCGTCGACCTGGTCTACGACGTCCGCGGCCCGCTACCCCCGTCCGACGGGCGCCCCGCGCTGCTCATGATCGGCCAACCGATGACGGCGGAAGGCTTCAACGCCCTTGCCCCGCACTTCACGGACCGCACGGTCGTCACCTACGACCCGCGCGGCCTGGGCCGTAGCGTCCGCAAGGACGGCCGTACCGACCACACACCGCAGCAGCAGGCAGCCGACCTGCACCTGCTGGTCGAGGCGCTCGGCGCCGGCCCGGTCGAGGTGTTGGGCAGCAGCGGCGGTGCGGTGACGGGACTCGAACTCGTCGCGACCTACCCGGGCGACGTCGTCACGTTGGTGGCGCACGAGCCACCGATCAACGCGGTGCTCCCCGACGCCAGCGCCGCCGAGCGCGCACGGGCCGACTTCTACGAGGCGTACCAGGCCAAGGGCACCGGTGCCGGCATGGCCGCGTTCATCGCGATGACGTCGTGGCAGGGCGAGTTCACCGATGCCTACTTCGGTCAGCCCGTTCCCGACCCGGCGACGTTCGGGCTGTCCACTAAGGACGATGGCACCCGCGACGACCCGCTGCTGTCGGACCTTTCATGGGCGATCAGCGACTACCGCCCCGACGCGAGCCGGCTCACCGCGGCGCCGACTCGAATCGTGATCGCGGTGGGCGAGGAGTCGGCGGGGACGTACACCGCGCGTACGGCCCTCGGCCTGGCGGCTCTGCTCCGCCAGGAGGCCGTGGTGTTCCCGAGTCACCACGGCGGTTTCATGGGTGGTGAGTTCGGTTATGCGGGCAAGCCGGAGGAGTTCGCGGCCCGGTTGCGGGAGGTGCTGGACGCCGGCTGA
- a CDS encoding DinB family protein, with product MTTFPPTFADDVIGQPAKAQFEAFIDEHRRDLNSCLDGLTEEQARRSLVPSRTTLLGLVKHAAFVEKVWFDEAVTCRSRAEIGIPATPDESFILDDADTIATIQQAHREACEASRRATSSLSLDDVLRGNRRGPLPLRWVYLHVLREFAQHCGHAEILREQLVND from the coding sequence ATGACCACCTTTCCGCCGACCTTCGCCGACGACGTCATCGGCCAACCGGCCAAGGCCCAGTTCGAGGCGTTCATCGACGAGCACCGCAGAGACCTCAACAGTTGCCTGGACGGGCTGACCGAGGAGCAGGCGCGCCGGTCGTTGGTGCCGTCGCGGACCACGCTGCTGGGTCTGGTGAAGCATGCCGCGTTCGTGGAGAAGGTCTGGTTCGACGAGGCCGTCACGTGCCGGTCCCGTGCCGAAATCGGCATTCCCGCGACGCCGGACGAGTCGTTCATCCTCGACGACGCCGACACGATCGCCACCATCCAGCAAGCGCACCGGGAGGCCTGCGAAGCCTCCCGCCGCGCGACGTCCTCGTTGAGCCTGGACGACGTGCTTCGTGGCAACCGGCGCGGCCCACTGCCCCTGCGCTGGGTGTACCTGCACGTGCTGCGCGAATTCGCCCAGCACTGCGGGCACGCCGAGATCCTGCGTGAGCAACTCGTGAACGACTAG
- a CDS encoding VOC family protein: protein MGSLPSRLSVVTLGARDIGALRSFYRSLGWSELPASDDSWSAFLLGGVLFALFPLPELAAEAAPGVPDPAGGWSGVTLACNVDSREEVDTAFAAAVAAGAVVVAEPTDRPWGGRSGYFADPEGNRWEVAWAGTARFDERGALIAFG, encoded by the coding sequence ATGGGTTCACTCCCCTCTCGACTGTCCGTGGTCACGCTGGGAGCACGCGACATCGGCGCGCTGCGGTCGTTCTATCGGTCACTGGGTTGGTCCGAGCTGCCGGCCAGTGACGACAGCTGGTCGGCCTTCCTGCTCGGTGGCGTCCTGTTCGCGCTCTTCCCGCTGCCGGAGCTGGCCGCCGAGGCGGCGCCGGGTGTGCCCGATCCAGCCGGCGGGTGGTCCGGCGTCACCCTGGCCTGCAACGTCGACAGCCGCGAGGAGGTCGACACGGCCTTCGCCGCGGCTGTCGCGGCGGGCGCGGTGGTGGTGGCGGAGCCGACCGACCGACCCTGGGGTGGGCGCTCCGGCTACTTTGCCGACCCCGAGGGCAACCGCTGGGAGGTCGCGTGGGCGGGCACGGCCCGCTTCGACGAGCGCGGCGCCCTCATCGCTTTCGGCTGA
- a CDS encoding carbon-nitrogen hydrolase family protein, with amino-acid sequence MPSPYEVILGIDHAVDHPTARHDHTDRGAESRTPLRLAAVQPLCVPLDVAANALAHAAAVRAARARVVLFPELSLTGYELDAAVVSVDDLRLAPLVDACAETGALALVGAPVAGDHIAMLAVTGDGVSVAYRKMWLGDAESRRFRPGDTPAVLDVDGWRVGLAICKDTGVAAHAELTAALGIDVYAAGVLESAGDAAVVDERAQRIVAAHRVWVAMASFAGSTGGGYTEAAGRSGVWTPAGEVYARAGTEPNELLSVEII; translated from the coding sequence ATGCCTTCACCGTACGAAGTGATCCTGGGAATCGACCATGCAGTTGACCACCCGACCGCACGGCATGACCACACCGACAGGGGTGCGGAAAGCCGCACCCCGCTGCGGCTCGCGGCGGTGCAGCCGCTGTGCGTACCCCTGGATGTCGCGGCGAACGCGCTCGCGCACGCGGCCGCGGTCCGCGCGGCGCGTGCCCGGGTGGTGCTCTTTCCGGAGCTGTCACTGACGGGGTACGAGTTGGACGCGGCGGTCGTGTCGGTCGACGACCTGCGGTTGGCGCCGCTGGTCGACGCCTGCGCCGAGACGGGAGCGCTGGCGCTGGTCGGTGCACCCGTCGCCGGTGACCACATCGCGATGCTGGCGGTGACCGGTGACGGGGTGTCGGTGGCGTACCGGAAGATGTGGCTGGGTGACGCGGAGTCCCGCCGGTTCCGGCCGGGCGACACGCCCGCCGTGCTCGATGTGGACGGATGGCGGGTGGGGCTGGCGATCTGCAAGGACACCGGCGTCGCCGCGCACGCGGAACTCACCGCCGCGCTCGGGATCGACGTGTACGCGGCGGGCGTTCTGGAATCGGCAGGTGATGCCGCCGTGGTGGACGAGCGGGCGCAGCGGATCGTTGCCGCGCACCGGGTCTGGGTGGCGATGGCGAGCTTCGCCGGTTCGACCGGCGGCGGCTACACCGAGGCGGCGGGGCGGTCAGGGGTGTGGACGCCGGCCGGCGAGGTGTACGCGCGGGCGGGCACGGAGCCGAACGAGCTGCTCAGCGTCGAGATCATCTGA
- a CDS encoding DedA family protein, with amino-acid sequence MIRTSHVVLATGTPTAAAEPPQGGIVGYVSDLVERLGGPGAGLAVALENLFPPIPSEVILPLAGFVAAQGRISLIGAIFWTTLGSVLGALALYLIGASLGRDRMRAIVARLPLVKLSDVDRTEAWFLRHGVKAVFFGRMIPIFRSLISIPAGVERMPVATFLLYTTLGSLIWNTTFVLAGYLLGDNWHLVEGYVGTLQKVVIVVCVAAVAWFVGSRVLRARRAARNPEMAESGVHGSGDPAPGVPDPGGRGTLYRSGAWASDDR; translated from the coding sequence ATGATTCGAACGTCCCACGTCGTGCTCGCCACCGGAACCCCCACCGCCGCAGCGGAACCACCACAGGGTGGGATCGTCGGATACGTCAGTGACCTGGTGGAACGGCTCGGCGGGCCGGGCGCCGGCCTGGCGGTGGCATTGGAGAACCTGTTCCCGCCGATCCCCAGCGAGGTGATCCTGCCGCTGGCCGGGTTCGTTGCGGCGCAAGGCCGAATCAGTCTGATCGGTGCGATCTTCTGGACCACGCTGGGTTCGGTGTTGGGCGCGCTGGCGCTCTACCTGATCGGCGCGTCGCTTGGTCGCGACCGGATGCGCGCCATCGTGGCCCGGCTGCCACTGGTCAAGCTCAGCGACGTCGACCGGACCGAGGCGTGGTTCCTCCGGCACGGAGTGAAGGCCGTCTTCTTCGGCCGGATGATTCCGATCTTCCGGAGCCTGATCTCCATTCCGGCCGGGGTGGAGCGCATGCCGGTGGCCACGTTTTTGCTCTACACCACGCTGGGCAGCCTGATCTGGAACACCACCTTCGTGCTCGCCGGCTACCTGCTCGGCGACAACTGGCACCTCGTCGAGGGGTACGTCGGCACGCTCCAGAAGGTGGTGATCGTGGTCTGCGTGGCGGCGGTCGCCTGGTTCGTCGGGTCCCGCGTGCTGCGAGCCCGCCGTGCCGCCCGCAACCCCGAGATGGCCGAATCGGGTGTCCACGGCTCCGGCGACCCCGCGCCCGGGGTGCCCGATCCCGGTGGGCGCGGCACGCTCTATCGGAGCGGCGCGTGGGCCTCTGACGACCGCTAG